The following coding sequences are from one Gemmatimonadaceae bacterium window:
- a CDS encoding diacylglycerol kinase family protein has product MSRTVVIVNPESGRGAGARLLPHLRALFSAHGITDVRTTAAPGDEARVVQDAVRDGAETIAVAGGDGTWGKCAVALARLGSPARMAFLANGTGNDFAKNLPAPATDHRAMAELVAHGGVERLVDLGSVDDEWFLNVAGFGFDVAVNLATADRTGWLRGDAVYVAAALRLILRYRGFEATADVFRDQAPQRRVMLVISNGKNFGGAFLIAPTAQVDDGMLDFVSIGDIRGVARVPLFVRALRGAHLSHPAVEARRAPATTITFDAPPAYELDGDLYLAKSPVVQIGTVPRVLRVLVG; this is encoded by the coding sequence GTGTCACGCACCGTCGTCATCGTCAATCCGGAATCCGGTCGCGGCGCCGGGGCGCGGCTTCTACCGCACCTCCGCGCCCTCTTTTCCGCGCATGGCATCACCGACGTTCGCACGACGGCGGCGCCGGGCGACGAGGCGCGCGTGGTGCAGGACGCCGTGCGTGACGGCGCCGAGACGATCGCGGTCGCCGGCGGTGACGGAACGTGGGGCAAGTGCGCGGTGGCCCTCGCCCGCCTCGGCTCGCCCGCGCGCATGGCCTTTCTCGCCAATGGCACGGGCAACGACTTCGCAAAGAACCTGCCCGCGCCCGCCACCGATCACCGGGCGATGGCGGAACTGGTCGCGCACGGGGGCGTCGAGCGGCTGGTGGATCTCGGCAGCGTCGATGACGAGTGGTTTCTCAACGTCGCGGGTTTCGGTTTCGACGTCGCGGTCAATCTCGCGACCGCGGACCGCACGGGCTGGCTGCGCGGCGACGCAGTCTACGTTGCGGCAGCGCTGCGCCTAATCCTCCGCTACCGGGGCTTCGAGGCGACCGCCGACGTCTTCCGCGACCAGGCGCCGCAGCGCCGCGTGATGCTCGTCATTTCCAATGGCAAGAACTTCGGCGGCGCCTTCCTGATCGCGCCCACCGCCCAGGTGGACGACGGAATGCTGGACTTCGTGAGCATCGGCGACATCCGCGGCGTTGCGCGGGTGCCACTCTTCGTCCGCGCGCTGCGCGGCGCGCACCTGTCGCATCCCGCGGTCGAGGCCCGGCGCGCGCCGGCGACGACGATCACGTTCGACGCGCCGCCCGCGTACGAGCTGGACGGCGACCTGTACCTGGCGAAATCGCCGGTGGTCCAGATCGGCACGGTGCCGCGCGTCCTGCGCGTGCTTGTCGGCTAG
- a CDS encoding serine hydrolase, whose translation MRGRVTLIALALLGAACTRVRAQTIPAAPAPAPAQAPRLDARADTAALHRTLESIADAHRGVVGYSVTNLETGEHLERRGDETFPTASLIKVPVLVTLFDLAEKQQLSLDDPVVLTEIDKVGGAGELQFLRTPLTVRLWDVAWLMSTLSDNTGTNLVLDRIKIRRVWQKMESLGLPHTKVHSGSMTRIASVAPDSSAKYGLGVTTPNEMAQLFALMAQGKAVSPSADSTMLWILRHNQDNSKLARFNYNVRLAHKTGDVDQARTDCGVFYLPARVAICVLTKENEDRRYWDESEGNAVIARLGEAVVRAWKQ comes from the coding sequence ATGCGCGGCCGCGTCACGCTGATCGCGCTCGCCCTGCTGGGCGCGGCCTGCACACGCGTGCGTGCGCAGACGATTCCCGCCGCCCCGGCGCCAGCGCCAGCCCAGGCCCCGCGGCTCGACGCGCGGGCCGACACTGCCGCCCTCCACCGCACGCTCGAGTCCATCGCGGACGCCCACCGCGGCGTCGTCGGCTACAGCGTCACGAACCTCGAGACCGGCGAGCACCTCGAGCGACGCGGCGACGAGACTTTCCCGACCGCGTCGCTGATCAAGGTGCCGGTGCTCGTCACGTTGTTCGACCTGGCGGAGAAGCAGCAACTGTCGCTCGACGATCCGGTCGTGCTGACGGAGATCGACAAGGTGGGTGGCGCCGGCGAGCTGCAATTCCTGCGCACGCCGCTCACCGTGCGGCTCTGGGACGTGGCGTGGCTGATGAGCACGCTCTCCGACAACACCGGCACCAACCTCGTCCTCGACCGCATCAAGATCCGGCGTGTCTGGCAGAAGATGGAGTCGCTCGGCCTGCCGCACACCAAGGTGCACTCGGGGTCGATGACGCGAATTGCGAGCGTTGCGCCCGACAGTTCGGCCAAGTACGGCCTGGGCGTCACCACGCCCAACGAGATGGCGCAGCTCTTCGCGCTGATGGCGCAGGGGAAGGCCGTCAGCCCGTCGGCCGACTCGACGATGCTCTGGATCCTGCGCCACAATCAGGACAACTCCAAGCTCGCGCGCTTCAATTACAACGTTCGCCTGGCGCACAAGACGGGTGACGTGGACCAGGCCCGCACCGACTGCGGCGTCTTCTACCTCCCGGCGCGTGTCGCCATCTGCGTCCTCACGAAGGAGAACGAGGACCGCCGGTACTGGGATGAGAGCGAGGGGAACGCCGTTATTGCGCGACTGGGCGAGGCCGTTGTAAGAGCGTGGAAGCAATAA
- a CDS encoding APC family permease: MSIAPQSSPTPVSEHGLTRAIGVLGLAAAVFNTTVGGGIFRLPGSVTGLIGPAAPLVYVICALAMGLIVLCFAEAGSRVSMTGGPYAYVELVFGPYTGFMSGVLLWLLGTTALASVSSAYAGFIGTLIPALSAPVPRALLLAASFAFLAGVNVRGVRQGTQLIGVVSVAKLLPLLVLVAVGAVAIAPSHLVVESMPAASSFARTAIVLIFAFTGVESALVPSGEMKNPSRTVPRALAIAMIGVTVLYISIQLVAQGVLGVEDLAAAKAAPLAAVADRLMGSPGRLLLLIGAAVSTFGYMSGMTLAMPRALYAFARDGFLPRQIAAVHPAFHTPWLAIVLQSAVVCALAVVNEFEALAVLANLSALLLYAICAVAAWELRRRGIQNEGTTPFNLPLGPTVHILTCAVIAWLLTSITAEEWRSVGAVLVVATVLFFFRRKRA; the protein is encoded by the coding sequence ATGAGCATTGCTCCCCAGTCCTCGCCCACGCCGGTCTCCGAGCACGGCCTCACCCGCGCCATCGGCGTCCTCGGCCTCGCGGCGGCGGTCTTCAACACCACGGTCGGCGGCGGGATCTTCCGCCTGCCCGGGTCGGTGACGGGACTCATCGGTCCGGCCGCGCCACTGGTCTACGTCATCTGCGCGCTGGCCATGGGCCTCATCGTGCTCTGCTTCGCGGAGGCCGGGAGCCGCGTCTCCATGACGGGCGGGCCGTACGCGTACGTGGAGCTCGTCTTTGGCCCGTACACCGGCTTCATGAGCGGCGTGCTGCTGTGGCTGCTCGGCACCACGGCGCTGGCCTCCGTGTCCAGCGCGTACGCGGGCTTCATTGGCACGCTGATCCCGGCACTGTCCGCCCCGGTGCCGCGCGCGCTGCTGCTCGCCGCGAGCTTCGCCTTCCTCGCCGGCGTCAACGTGCGCGGCGTCAGGCAGGGGACGCAACTGATCGGCGTCGTGAGCGTGGCCAAGCTGCTCCCGCTGCTTGTGCTCGTGGCGGTCGGCGCCGTGGCGATTGCGCCGTCCCATCTGGTCGTCGAGAGCATGCCGGCCGCCAGCTCGTTCGCGCGCACCGCGATCGTGCTGATCTTCGCCTTCACCGGCGTGGAGAGTGCGCTCGTTCCGTCGGGCGAGATGAAGAATCCGTCGCGCACCGTGCCGCGCGCCCTCGCCATCGCGATGATCGGCGTGACGGTCCTGTACATCTCCATTCAGCTCGTGGCGCAGGGCGTCCTCGGCGTCGAGGATCTCGCCGCCGCCAAGGCGGCGCCGCTGGCGGCCGTCGCCGACCGGCTGATGGGTTCGCCGGGCCGACTGCTGCTGCTCATCGGGGCGGCCGTCTCGACGTTCGGCTACATGTCGGGCATGACGCTTGCCATGCCGCGCGCGCTCTATGCGTTTGCGCGCGACGGATTCCTGCCGCGGCAGATCGCGGCCGTGCACCCGGCCTTCCACACGCCGTGGCTGGCCATCGTGCTGCAGTCGGCCGTCGTCTGCGCGCTCGCCGTGGTGAATGAGTTCGAGGCGCTGGCGGTGCTCGCCAACCTGTCCGCGCTCCTGCTCTATGCGATCTGTGCGGTGGCGGCGTGGGAACTGCGTCGGCGCGGCATCCAGAACGAAGGCACCACGCCCTTCAACCTTCCGTTGGGCCCGACGGTGCATATCCTCACCTGCGCCGTCATCGCCTGGCTGCTGACGAGCATCACGGCGGAGGAGTGGCGCTCGGTCGGCGCCGTGCTGGTCGTCGCCACCGTGCTGTTCTTCTTCCGGCGGAAGCGGGCGTAG
- a CDS encoding aminotransferase class V-fold PLP-dependent enzyme — MDPLLAFRAEFPILERCTYLVSNSLGAMPRGVPDRLAEYVDAWEGRGVRAWADGWWEMPVAVGNEVAPLIGAYPGEVAMVPTVTLSQLAVLSALDFAPSRDAVVMTALDFPSVRYAIDQMAPRFGARVEVVPSDDGITIDADRLCAAITERTRLVAISHVLFRSASIVDVQRVCAHAHAMGALVSLDGYHAAGVIPVDVRAVGCDFYAAGVLKWLCGGPGGSFLWASPEMNARYAPALTGWQAHTHPFAFADQMDYASGAWRWLGGTPVVPALYANIEGPRLVRRAGIEAVRAKSVRQTAQLVTLADARGYAVSAPRDPAVRGGTVAFDVPHAGEVARALLARDVVIDYRPGAGIRVAPHFYTSDAEVARVVDEIDDILRGGHWRAFEGVRSTVT, encoded by the coding sequence GTGGATCCGCTGCTGGCGTTCCGCGCCGAGTTTCCCATTCTCGAGCGCTGCACCTACCTGGTGAGCAATTCGCTCGGGGCCATGCCACGCGGCGTTCCCGATCGGCTGGCGGAGTACGTGGACGCGTGGGAGGGGCGCGGGGTCCGCGCCTGGGCCGACGGATGGTGGGAGATGCCGGTCGCCGTGGGGAATGAAGTGGCGCCGCTGATAGGCGCTTACCCCGGCGAGGTCGCGATGGTTCCCACGGTCACGCTGTCCCAGCTGGCGGTCTTGTCGGCCCTCGACTTTGCGCCCTCGCGCGACGCCGTGGTGATGACCGCCCTCGACTTCCCATCGGTTCGCTACGCCATCGACCAGATGGCGCCGCGATTCGGGGCTCGCGTGGAGGTGGTGCCGAGCGACGATGGCATCACGATCGACGCCGACCGGTTGTGCGCGGCGATCACGGAGCGCACGCGGCTGGTGGCCATCTCGCACGTGCTGTTCCGGTCCGCGTCGATCGTCGACGTGCAGCGCGTCTGCGCGCACGCGCACGCCATGGGCGCCCTCGTTTCATTGGATGGTTACCACGCCGCCGGCGTCATTCCGGTGGATGTGCGCGCCGTCGGATGCGACTTCTACGCAGCCGGCGTGCTCAAGTGGCTCTGCGGCGGCCCCGGCGGGAGCTTCCTCTGGGCCTCGCCGGAGATGAACGCGCGCTACGCGCCCGCTCTGACGGGATGGCAGGCGCACACGCATCCGTTCGCCTTCGCGGACCAGATGGACTACGCCTCGGGGGCCTGGCGCTGGCTGGGCGGCACGCCCGTCGTGCCAGCGCTGTACGCCAATATCGAGGGGCCGCGCCTCGTTCGTCGGGCCGGCATCGAAGCGGTGCGCGCCAAGTCGGTGCGACAGACCGCCCAGCTGGTGACCCTCGCCGACGCGCGCGGTTACGCGGTGTCGGCGCCGCGGGATCCGGCGGTGCGCGGCGGCACCGTGGCCTTCGACGTGCCACACGCGGGGGAGGTCGCGCGGGCCCTGCTCGCGCGCGACGTCGTCATCGACTATCGGCCGGGGGCTGGCATCCGGGTGGCGCCGCACTTCTACACGAGTGACGCGGAGGTCGCGCGCGTGGTGGATGAAATCGACGACATCCTGCGCGGCGGCCACTGGCGGGCCTTCGAGGGCGTGCGCTCGACCGTCACGTAA
- the acnA gene encoding aconitate hydratase AcnA yields MSNSFGSRATLTVDGASYTYYRLDAVAGLPGSTARTLPFSLKVLLENLLRNEDGAFVKKGDVEALATWNVKAPVDKEIAFRTSRVLLQDFTGVPCVVDLAAMRDALAQLGGDAAKINPLQPVDLVIDHSVQIDEYGTDAAFMINVNLEYERNFERYQFLRWGQTALKNFRAVPPGTGICHQVNLEYLGQVVFVGQEMADGGGQMADPVAYCDSLVGTDSHTTMINGLGVLGWGVGGIEAEAAMLGQPVSMLIPEVIGFKLTGKLPAGATATDLVLTCTELLRKKKVVGKFVEYFGDGLAGLSLADRATIANMSPEYGATMGFFPVDDETLKYLRLSGRDEHHVKLVEAYCKAQGLFREAGTPDPVYTDTLVLDLSTVVPSLAGPKRPQDRIPLTQMKSAYAAAYKAERERVAAANGAKSAADMISEGGPVATVPCEHRGAKFELFDGAVVIAAITSCTNTSNPSVMLAAGLVAQKAVAKGLTSKPWVKTSLAPGSKVARDYFDKAGVQPALNALGFQIAGYGCTTCIGNSGPLPEAISKGIDDGKLTVAAVLSGNRNFEGRVNPQTRFNYLASPPLVVAYALAGRVDIDFESEPIGTGKDGKPVFLRDIWPSAKEVEDVVLSSVKREYFVKQYADVFGGDDQWKAIPVPTGDRYAWDDKSTYVKHPPYFEGMTMTPPGVQPIHGARVLGMFGDSITTDHISPAGSIAEKSPAGVWLKSLGVAKKDFNSYGARRGNHEVMMRGTFANIRLKNELTPGLEGWWTRTAPNAEPTSFFEASEAYKKDGTPLVIIAGKEYGTGSSRDWAAKGTMLLGVRAVIAESFERIHRSNLVGMGVLPCEFTNGETRQSLGLTGFETVTIEGMSDAVTPRATLTVKAVGRDGAVKSFQVRSRIDTPEELNYYKHGGILPYVLRNLAK; encoded by the coding sequence ATGTCCAACAGTTTCGGTAGCCGCGCGACGCTGACCGTCGACGGCGCGTCGTACACCTACTATCGGCTCGACGCCGTCGCCGGCCTGCCCGGCAGCACGGCGCGCACGCTCCCCTTCTCCCTCAAGGTCCTCCTCGAGAACCTGCTGCGCAACGAGGACGGCGCCTTCGTGAAGAAGGGCGACGTCGAGGCGCTGGCCACGTGGAACGTGAAGGCGCCCGTCGACAAGGAAATCGCGTTCCGCACCAGCCGCGTGCTGCTGCAGGACTTCACCGGTGTGCCGTGCGTGGTGGATCTGGCCGCGATGCGCGACGCCCTCGCCCAGCTCGGCGGCGACGCGGCGAAGATCAACCCGCTGCAGCCGGTGGATCTCGTCATCGACCACTCGGTGCAGATCGACGAGTACGGCACCGACGCGGCCTTCATGATCAACGTGAACCTCGAGTACGAGCGCAACTTCGAGCGCTACCAGTTCCTGCGCTGGGGCCAGACGGCGCTCAAGAACTTCCGCGCGGTGCCGCCGGGCACGGGCATCTGTCATCAGGTGAATCTGGAGTACCTCGGACAGGTCGTCTTCGTGGGCCAGGAGATGGCGGATGGCGGAGGGCAGATGGCGGATCCGGTCGCGTACTGCGACTCGCTGGTCGGCACCGACTCGCACACCACGATGATCAACGGCCTCGGGGTGCTGGGCTGGGGCGTCGGCGGGATTGAAGCCGAGGCGGCGATGCTGGGACAGCCGGTGTCGATGCTCATTCCTGAAGTCATCGGCTTCAAGCTGACCGGCAAGCTGCCGGCCGGCGCGACGGCGACCGACCTCGTGCTGACCTGCACCGAGCTGCTCCGCAAGAAGAAGGTCGTGGGCAAGTTCGTCGAGTACTTTGGCGACGGCCTCGCCGGGCTCTCGCTCGCCGACCGGGCGACGATCGCCAATATGTCGCCCGAGTATGGCGCGACGATGGGCTTCTTCCCGGTGGACGACGAGACGCTCAAGTACCTGCGGCTCTCCGGGCGCGACGAGCACCACGTGAAGCTCGTCGAGGCGTACTGCAAGGCGCAGGGCCTCTTCCGCGAAGCGGGGACGCCGGATCCGGTCTACACCGACACGCTCGTGCTCGACCTGTCGACGGTGGTGCCGTCGCTCGCCGGCCCGAAGCGTCCGCAGGATCGCATTCCGCTGACGCAGATGAAGTCCGCGTATGCCGCCGCGTACAAGGCGGAACGGGAGCGCGTGGCCGCGGCGAACGGCGCCAAGAGCGCGGCCGACATGATCTCCGAGGGCGGGCCGGTGGCGACGGTGCCGTGTGAACATCGCGGCGCCAAGTTCGAGCTTTTCGATGGCGCGGTGGTGATCGCCGCCATCACGAGCTGCACCAACACGTCCAACCCGAGCGTGATGCTCGCCGCCGGGCTGGTGGCGCAGAAGGCCGTGGCGAAGGGACTCACGAGCAAGCCCTGGGTGAAGACGTCGCTCGCCCCGGGCTCGAAGGTGGCCCGGGACTACTTCGACAAGGCCGGCGTGCAGCCGGCGCTGAACGCGCTCGGTTTCCAGATCGCCGGCTACGGCTGCACGACCTGCATCGGCAATTCGGGACCGCTCCCCGAGGCGATCAGCAAGGGCATCGACGACGGGAAGCTGACGGTGGCCGCCGTGCTCAGCGGCAACCGCAACTTCGAGGGGCGCGTGAATCCCCAGACGCGCTTCAACTACCTGGCCTCGCCGCCGCTCGTGGTGGCCTACGCGCTGGCCGGCCGCGTCGACATCGACTTCGAGTCGGAACCCATCGGCACGGGGAAGGACGGGAAGCCGGTCTTCCTTCGCGACATCTGGCCGTCGGCCAAGGAAGTCGAGGACGTCGTGCTGTCGAGCGTCAAGCGCGAGTACTTCGTCAAGCAATACGCCGACGTCTTCGGCGGCGACGATCAGTGGAAGGCCATCCCGGTGCCGACGGGCGACCGTTACGCCTGGGATGACAAGTCCACCTACGTGAAGCATCCGCCGTACTTCGAGGGAATGACGATGACGCCGCCGGGCGTGCAGCCGATCCACGGCGCGCGCGTCCTGGGCATGTTCGGCGACTCGATCACCACCGACCACATTTCGCCGGCGGGTTCGATCGCGGAGAAGTCGCCGGCCGGGGTGTGGCTCAAGTCGCTTGGTGTCGCGAAGAAGGACTTCAATTCCTACGGCGCGCGCCGCGGCAACCACGAAGTGATGATGCGCGGCACCTTCGCAAACATCCGTCTCAAGAACGAACTGACCCCCGGCCTGGAAGGGTGGTGGACGCGCACGGCGCCGAACGCCGAGCCGACGTCCTTCTTCGAGGCGAGCGAGGCGTACAAGAAAGACGGCACGCCGCTGGTGATCATCGCCGGCAAGGAATACGGCACCGGATCGTCGCGCGACTGGGCGGCCAAGGGGACGATGCTCCTGGGCGTGCGGGCGGTCATCGCCGAGTCGTTCGAGCGCATCCACCGCTCGAACCTGGTGGGGATGGGTGTGCTGCCGTGCGAATTCACGAACGGCGAGACGCGTCAGTCGCTCGGACTCACGGGCTTCGAGACCGTCACCATCGAGGGGATGAGCGACGCAGTGACGCCGCGCGCAACTTTGACGGTGAAGGCCGTCGGCCGCGACGGCGCCGTGAAGTCGTTCCAGGTGCGCAGTCGCATCGACACGCCGGAAGAGCTCAACTACTACAAGCACGGCGGGATTCTGCCGTACGTGCTGAGGAATCTGGCGAAGTAG
- a CDS encoding patatin-like phospholipase family protein, with product MTTPLRTGIPARVALVLGGGGLKGFAHIGVLRALEERGIRPAVIAGTSIGALIAAAYVRGLTVREMELRALALRKPDLFQIDHVGIVMRRLLAPSLYLEQPLQAIVESLAPEGTFRDLPIPFLVNTVDLERGTQVTWGLPGQQDAKVTDAVYASCALPGFFPPRRIDGRMCVDGGGIGNTPAWVAARGVDAVIAVDVGSTSHTAARRVHQKGFAAIFMRSVQLTSRSLQQMQLATWHGPPLLLIRPPVWKYSWFSFAHASTMIDAGYATACEVLDGVRDELYSAGGVYPRRQVEITVDRERCTGCGVCAALAPGVMRMNADGKATPINGTLEWSRADGAFVTECPVQALVAEVVGGDGVRHRTMEMKIILD from the coding sequence GTGACGACGCCGCTGCGCACCGGAATTCCGGCGCGCGTTGCGCTCGTCCTCGGCGGGGGCGGGCTCAAGGGCTTTGCGCACATCGGGGTGCTCCGGGCGCTCGAGGAACGGGGCATCCGTCCTGCCGTGATCGCGGGGACGAGCATCGGCGCGCTCATTGCCGCCGCGTACGTGCGTGGACTGACGGTCCGGGAGATGGAACTGCGGGCGCTCGCGCTCCGCAAACCGGACCTCTTCCAGATCGACCACGTGGGGATCGTCATGCGCCGCCTGCTCGCCCCATCGCTCTACCTCGAGCAGCCGCTGCAGGCGATCGTCGAAAGCCTCGCGCCGGAGGGCACATTCCGCGACCTCCCCATCCCCTTTCTCGTCAACACGGTTGACCTCGAGCGGGGCACGCAGGTCACCTGGGGGCTGCCCGGCCAGCAGGATGCGAAGGTGACGGACGCCGTGTACGCGTCCTGCGCGCTCCCCGGCTTCTTCCCGCCCCGCCGCATCGACGGACGCATGTGCGTGGACGGCGGCGGCATAGGCAACACACCCGCCTGGGTGGCGGCGCGCGGCGTCGATGCGGTGATCGCGGTGGACGTGGGGAGCACGAGCCACACGGCTGCACGACGCGTCCACCAGAAGGGCTTCGCGGCCATCTTCATGCGCTCGGTGCAGCTCACCTCGCGGTCGCTGCAGCAGATGCAACTCGCCACGTGGCACGGCCCGCCGCTGCTCCTGATCCGCCCGCCGGTCTGGAAGTACAGCTGGTTCAGCTTCGCGCACGCGAGCACGATGATCGATGCGGGCTACGCAACCGCCTGCGAGGTGCTCGACGGCGTCCGGGACGAGCTCTACTCGGCGGGCGGCGTCTATCCGCGGCGGCAGGTCGAGATCACGGTGGACCGGGAGCGCTGCACGGGCTGCGGCGTCTGCGCCGCCCTGGCCCCCGGCGTCATGCGCATGAACGCCGACGGAAAGGCCACGCCGATCAACGGAACGCTGGAATGGTCGCGCGCGGACGGGGCCTTCGTGACGGAGTGTCCGGTGCAGGCGCTCGTAGCCGAGGTGGTGGGCGGCGACGGCGTCCGGCACCGGACGATGGAGATGAAGATCATCCTCGACTAG